The proteins below are encoded in one region of Paenibacillus albus:
- a CDS encoding zinc-binding alcohol dehydrogenase family protein → MKGIICDEIGKFRMTDELPEPELLDGHAIVSIRRIGICGTDYHAFRGNQPFFQYPRVLGHELSGVIEQIGVNDSTLSAGDQVSIIPYLHCGHCVACRRGKTNCCTDMRVLGVHVDGGMRERIAVPISHLLPTEGLTLDESAVVEPLAIGAHAVRRSDIGAGDRVLVIGSGPIGLGVMLFAKQAGASVIAMDINEERLAFCKDWAKVDHTVNAAESDVKQRLSELTEGEFPIAVFDATGNVGSMNSSFQLAAHGGTLVFVGLVKGDITFSDPEFHKRELTLMGSRNATREDFNHVLNVLRHTEVAIDKYITHRSSFDGMTEAFDQWLLPESKVIKAIVEL, encoded by the coding sequence ATGAAAGGGATTATTTGCGATGAAATAGGAAAGTTTCGAATGACGGATGAGCTTCCGGAGCCAGAGCTTCTGGACGGTCATGCGATTGTAAGCATACGGCGAATTGGCATTTGCGGGACCGATTACCATGCTTTTAGAGGCAATCAACCATTTTTCCAGTATCCACGCGTATTAGGGCATGAGTTGTCAGGCGTCATTGAACAAATCGGGGTTAACGATAGCACGCTGAGCGCCGGTGATCAAGTATCCATTATTCCGTATTTGCATTGCGGTCATTGCGTAGCATGCCGGAGAGGGAAGACGAACTGCTGCACAGATATGCGGGTGCTTGGCGTGCATGTCGATGGCGGGATGCGCGAGAGGATTGCGGTTCCGATCTCTCATCTGCTTCCTACGGAAGGGCTGACATTAGATGAATCGGCGGTCGTAGAACCTCTGGCAATCGGTGCACATGCTGTGCGACGGTCGGACATTGGCGCCGGAGACCGGGTTCTCGTCATTGGCTCCGGGCCGATTGGCCTTGGTGTGATGCTATTTGCCAAACAAGCAGGGGCAAGCGTAATTGCGATGGATATTAACGAGGAAAGGCTGGCCTTCTGTAAGGATTGGGCGAAGGTGGATCATACGGTTAACGCCGCGGAGTCGGATGTGAAGCAACGGCTCTCCGAACTCACTGAGGGTGAGTTCCCGATTGCCGTGTTTGACGCGACCGGAAATGTTGGTTCGATGAACAGCTCCTTCCAACTGGCGGCACATGGCGGGACGCTCGTATTCGTCGGGCTTGTCAAAGGGGACATTACATTCTCCGACCCTGAATTCCACAAGCGTGAATTAACGCTGATGGGCAGCCGGAATGCAACTAGGGAAGATTTCAATCACGTACTGAATGTACTGCGCCATACGGAGGTCGCGATTGATAAGTATATTACGCATCGCTCTTCATTCGATGGAATGACAGAAGCGTTCGATCAATGGTTATTGCCGGAGAGTAAGGTTATCAAGGCCATTGTAGAGCTGTGA
- a CDS encoding AraC family transcriptional regulator has translation MKPIRKPFSFDPLFPFDFVYQGVRYTANELPDHLHDMYEIVYVHSGKGTFFIDNALYEKSAGDLFLIPGNTVHRSFPSDSEPIVSTALFFAPALVQRGSLGDGYEPLRCFDIARKTKQYKVERSEQTEHMISTVLAGMAEELQAGAIGYRHSVTMQLQLLLLELNRQPSTRSTASAKAGIGPQWIHRALRTIDQDPVQCGGLRELSGNACVSSAHFSRVFKQLTGMNVTDYVNAKRLIRAKELLLASDESIETVALACGFQGLPHFYQSFKKLTGMTPRSYRRQPLITN, from the coding sequence ATGAAGCCGATTCGAAAACCGTTCTCCTTCGATCCTCTCTTCCCATTCGACTTCGTCTACCAAGGGGTTCGGTATACGGCAAACGAGCTTCCCGATCATCTCCATGACATGTATGAAATCGTGTATGTTCATTCAGGTAAAGGTACCTTCTTCATTGATAATGCCCTCTACGAGAAGAGCGCCGGAGACTTATTCCTCATTCCCGGCAATACCGTCCACCGTTCATTCCCGTCCGACAGCGAGCCTATCGTATCCACGGCTCTGTTCTTCGCTCCTGCATTGGTTCAACGAGGGTCTCTAGGAGATGGCTACGAGCCGCTGAGATGCTTCGACATTGCGCGCAAGACGAAGCAGTATAAAGTTGAACGGAGCGAGCAAACCGAGCACATGATAAGCACGGTCCTTGCCGGTATGGCGGAAGAGCTGCAGGCGGGAGCAATCGGTTACCGCCACTCCGTTACCATGCAGCTGCAGCTGTTATTGCTGGAGCTTAACCGCCAGCCTTCAACGAGAAGCACTGCTTCTGCAAAAGCTGGAATCGGTCCGCAGTGGATTCATCGTGCTTTACGGACCATCGACCAAGATCCTGTTCAGTGCGGCGGATTACGGGAGCTGTCGGGCAACGCTTGCGTGAGCAGCGCCCACTTCTCGCGCGTCTTCAAGCAGCTTACCGGGATGAATGTAACCGATTATGTGAATGCAAAGCGGCTCATCCGTGCCAAGGAATTGCTGCTTGCATCGGACGAAAGCATCGAAACGGTCGCCCTTGCCTGTGGCTTCCAAGGCCTTCCTCACTTCTATCAGTCATTCAAGAAATTAACGGGAATGACGCCCCGGTCGTATCGGCGGCAGCCTTTAATTACAAATTAG
- a CDS encoding Ger(x)C family spore germination protein, with protein sequence MRSKAAVRSRFLSYTGCMGMILVLSCFLISSCGVRRIVDQITMAQSLGYDLDGKRVRSTLLFGDYSEKEKTNIKILSAESISSMDTFQLLNTKSKHSIHAGQMGLVIFGKEYAKQGIGSVMTRLFKEPYISSQLQLAVAGTNAAELLSSTVKTHDTSFIMNMIEQSEQWGNLPKVNLQTSLYNYYGAGRDLFLPYFIMEGGTVKIDGIALFKDDKFVTNVDIRDAFVLKLLTENARNGSILMPLKKSGSLPDDYILMKSITSKRTFQLVSREPSPAILIKIKMKVSVRDKPEYLRLESKEELSAFEQKLTAYLVKKSEAFISLCKSKQIDPIGLGDFVRSKSRRWNERDFQSSYPSLKTVIRIDLTIVQTSLAE encoded by the coding sequence ATGAGGAGTAAAGCTGCCGTTCGGTCAAGATTTTTAAGTTATACAGGCTGCATGGGGATGATCCTTGTTTTGTCCTGTTTTCTTATTAGTTCTTGCGGGGTTCGAAGAATCGTGGATCAAATTACGATGGCTCAAAGCTTAGGTTATGATTTAGACGGAAAGCGCGTCAGAAGCACGCTATTGTTCGGCGATTATTCGGAGAAAGAGAAAACAAATATCAAAATACTGAGTGCCGAGTCGATTTCCAGCATGGATACTTTCCAGTTGTTAAATACAAAATCCAAACATTCGATTCATGCCGGTCAGATGGGATTGGTGATTTTCGGCAAAGAGTATGCCAAGCAAGGAATCGGATCCGTTATGACAAGATTATTCAAGGAACCTTATATTTCAAGCCAATTGCAGCTGGCAGTGGCCGGTACGAACGCTGCCGAGCTCTTGTCCTCTACCGTTAAAACGCACGATACCTCGTTCATAATGAATATGATCGAGCAAAGCGAGCAATGGGGCAACTTGCCGAAAGTGAATCTTCAAACCTCGCTGTATAATTATTACGGAGCGGGACGAGACCTCTTCTTGCCTTATTTCATTATGGAAGGCGGCACCGTAAAAATCGATGGCATCGCCTTGTTTAAGGATGATAAATTCGTAACCAACGTGGATATTCGCGATGCCTTCGTTCTGAAACTGCTTACCGAAAACGCACGAAATGGAAGCATACTAATGCCTTTGAAAAAGTCTGGCTCGCTTCCTGACGATTATATATTGATGAAAAGCATCACTTCGAAAAGGACTTTCCAACTTGTCTCGCGGGAGCCGTCGCCTGCCATCCTCATCAAAATTAAGATGAAGGTCTCGGTACGGGATAAACCCGAGTATTTGCGTTTAGAATCGAAAGAGGAGTTATCCGCTTTTGAACAAAAATTAACTGCGTATTTAGTTAAGAAATCCGAAGCGTTTATCTCCCTATGCAAGTCGAAACAGATCGATCCGATTGGCCTGGGCGACTTTGTGCGAAGCAAGTCGAGGAGGTGGAATGAAAGAGACTTTCAATCGTCATACCCTTCATTAAAGACCGTAATCAGGATTGATCTTACAATTGTCCAGACCAGTCTTGCCGAGTAG
- a CDS encoding ROK family transcriptional regulator codes for MNHIESRVATPKERIYARIAESGGTISKAELLAADQLTNSTLTRLLDDLVADGLIIETGFGPSSGGRKPILYRINPDYRYIFGLEISRFSSTLGLFDMALNPKSLVRWWMDETMKPEALVAHAAGLMKRLLKDHGIRAEQILGIGIGAVGPLDRSHGIILRPLYFAAEGWTDVPICQMFEQATGHPAILENGANTALMGEIGASHEPRSEHALYVHAGISLRAAMMTNGRIVHGKYDTEGSIGQMIVHSDGPRLHENGNYGALEAFCSVPALEREARMNAKRGSSSLCERYGVSQERINYEVLLKALNDDEPTVKQSFQQAATYLGIGLANLINLYHPELVLLGGVLMNSSPDFYRIATETALGNTYYAPDYAPRFSKGSLAEDAVVTGAALNVRHRLEIG; via the coding sequence GTGAACCATATAGAAAGCCGAGTTGCCACTCCAAAAGAGAGGATTTATGCGCGAATTGCGGAGAGCGGCGGTACGATCTCCAAAGCTGAGCTGCTTGCGGCTGACCAATTAACGAACAGCACGCTGACAAGGCTTCTTGATGATCTCGTAGCTGATGGGCTGATTATCGAGACCGGCTTCGGGCCGTCAAGCGGCGGACGCAAACCGATTCTCTACCGGATTAATCCGGATTACCGCTATATTTTCGGACTGGAAATATCCCGCTTCTCTTCAACGCTCGGCTTATTCGATATGGCGCTTAATCCGAAGTCGCTCGTCCGCTGGTGGATGGATGAAACGATGAAACCGGAAGCTCTTGTCGCACATGCCGCCGGTTTAATGAAGCGTTTATTAAAGGATCACGGCATTCGTGCTGAGCAAATATTAGGCATTGGCATCGGCGCTGTCGGCCCGCTTGATCGAAGCCATGGCATCATTCTACGCCCGCTCTACTTCGCCGCCGAAGGGTGGACAGACGTTCCGATCTGCCAAATGTTTGAACAAGCGACAGGTCACCCTGCCATCTTGGAAAATGGTGCGAACACCGCGCTGATGGGCGAAATCGGCGCCTCGCACGAACCACGATCCGAACACGCGCTATATGTGCACGCAGGCATTAGCTTACGTGCCGCCATGATGACGAACGGGCGCATCGTCCATGGCAAATACGACACCGAAGGCTCGATCGGACAAATGATCGTGCACTCCGACGGTCCGAGACTGCATGAGAACGGCAATTACGGCGCGCTTGAAGCGTTCTGCTCCGTGCCGGCATTAGAGCGGGAGGCGCGAATGAATGCCAAGAGAGGCAGCTCATCCTTATGCGAGCGATACGGTGTCTCTCAGGAACGGATTAATTACGAAGTGCTCTTAAAGGCGTTAAACGACGATGAGCCCACCGTGAAGCAGTCCTTCCAGCAAGCCGCCACTTATCTTGGCATCGGACTAGCTAACCTGATCAATCTCTATCATCCGGAGCTCGTCCTACTCGGAGGTGTCCTCATGAACTCAAGCCCCGACTTTTATCGCATCGCAACGGAGACTGCACTGGGTAATACCTATTACGCACCTGACTACGCGCCCCGCTTCTCCAAGGGCAGCCTTGCTGAAGACGCAGTTGTGACCGGCGCGGCATTGAACGTGAGGCATCGGCTGGAGATTGGTTGA
- a CDS encoding MFS transporter, with protein MLLMSCGATYISSLFPVYGEHYKLSSLEITILFAVYAAILLPTLLIVGARGSYWGLKKVMRISIWLSIASTLLFIASTDVWMLYVARILEGIAYGAFTGVASGFLLKQTAADKAGTALKLSGATVNIGFGLGPAVSGLIIQYLHAQPLRMPFWILLGLLLISLVLLEFLPKQEDPNDQKHKISLGIPHNIRSQFWSFIGLPIFTVFTLGGVVLSLIPSFVKHVLHSSNLSISGLLILLLLGGGALMQFFPWPLNPVTRMRMSVLALTIGSWLIFFSGQTLILPMLWSGIFIQGIGAGWTFQVALRFAGQLPKPEERPRVISAFYMCAYAGFIAPPVAVGVLTVFFSLNTSLVIINLFAALIVIYVLIFSIRFKQFYSKHTSA; from the coding sequence GTGCTGTTAATGTCCTGCGGGGCGACTTATATTTCATCACTGTTTCCAGTCTACGGGGAACACTATAAGCTCAGCAGTCTGGAAATTACTATCTTGTTCGCTGTATATGCAGCCATTCTTCTGCCGACTTTGCTTATTGTAGGAGCAAGAGGAAGCTATTGGGGATTGAAGAAGGTGATGCGGATAAGTATCTGGCTCTCCATTGCTTCGACGCTTCTCTTCATAGCCAGCACGGATGTTTGGATGCTCTACGTTGCAAGAATTTTGGAAGGTATCGCATATGGTGCCTTCACAGGCGTGGCAAGCGGCTTCTTATTGAAACAGACAGCAGCGGATAAAGCCGGTACAGCCCTCAAGCTCTCCGGAGCTACGGTCAACATCGGATTCGGCTTGGGACCCGCAGTATCCGGTCTCATTATTCAATACCTGCATGCGCAACCACTTCGAATGCCTTTTTGGATTCTGCTTGGCTTACTTCTGATCTCATTGGTATTGTTGGAATTTCTGCCTAAACAGGAAGATCCGAATGACCAGAAACATAAGATTTCGCTTGGAATTCCACACAATATTCGCAGCCAATTCTGGTCATTTATAGGCCTTCCGATCTTTACGGTATTTACGTTAGGCGGCGTTGTGTTATCTCTTATACCATCGTTTGTTAAACACGTACTTCACAGCAGCAATTTATCGATATCAGGTTTATTAATCCTATTGCTTCTAGGCGGAGGGGCGCTGATGCAGTTTTTCCCGTGGCCACTTAATCCCGTAACAAGGATGCGCATGAGTGTGCTGGCTCTTACAATTGGGTCATGGCTGATTTTCTTCTCGGGGCAAACCTTAATCTTGCCAATGTTATGGTCAGGCATTTTCATTCAAGGTATCGGAGCTGGATGGACGTTCCAGGTTGCATTGCGATTTGCTGGCCAGCTGCCGAAGCCAGAAGAACGGCCTCGTGTCATTTCTGCTTTCTATATGTGTGCGTACGCCGGATTTATTGCTCCACCTGTTGCCGTCGGTGTTCTGACTGTATTCTTTAGTTTAAACACCTCATTAGTGATCATTAATTTGTTTGCAGCCCTCATCGTCATCTATGTGCTTATTTTTTCTATACGTTTTAAGCAGTTCTACTCAAAGCATACATCGGCATGA
- a CDS encoding TetR/AcrR family transcriptional regulator yields MMRKENNADLTQNENVHTDSTADTDNDEVLQSLPNALAISWGYVKQQKRGPKGELSIKMIVDAAIAIADKDGLSAVSMNRVAQSLGYSAMSLYRYIQSKEDLILLMQEAVCAYDVLPSTGDEDWREGLREFVRVTASVFCEHPWFGDIPVSGVPMTPNHLRIVDWALRSLRNMPVNDFEKMSFVLLVSSYARSIGLIQRDLILAVRAGKSPEAFSGLSYTGALKQLVTAEAYPDLYPIVASGAYTGENEVENTVGNDFDFGLERILDGIQAFLDRKQQ; encoded by the coding sequence ATGATGCGGAAAGAGAATAATGCAGATTTAACGCAAAATGAGAATGTACATACAGATTCGACTGCAGATACAGACAACGATGAGGTACTTCAAAGCTTGCCGAATGCTTTGGCGATAAGCTGGGGGTATGTGAAGCAGCAGAAGCGGGGACCGAAAGGCGAGCTGAGCATCAAGATGATCGTCGATGCGGCGATCGCAATCGCTGACAAGGACGGGCTATCCGCCGTCTCTATGAACCGTGTCGCACAATCACTCGGCTATTCTGCGATGTCGCTATACAGATATATCCAGAGCAAAGAGGATCTGATTCTGCTCATGCAGGAGGCTGTTTGCGCCTATGACGTTCTTCCGAGCACGGGGGATGAGGACTGGCGGGAAGGCTTAAGGGAGTTTGTTCGGGTAACGGCATCCGTATTCTGCGAGCATCCTTGGTTCGGCGATATACCGGTCTCCGGCGTGCCGATGACCCCTAATCATCTGCGGATCGTCGATTGGGCGCTGCGATCGCTTCGGAATATGCCGGTCAATGATTTTGAGAAAATGTCATTCGTGCTTCTAGTGAGCAGCTACGCGAGAAGCATCGGTCTTATTCAGCGTGATCTGATTCTCGCTGTCCGGGCGGGTAAGTCACCAGAGGCTTTCAGCGGTCTAAGCTACACAGGGGCGCTGAAGCAGCTCGTCACAGCGGAGGCGTATCCCGATTTGTATCCGATTGTAGCATCCGGCGCGTATACCGGAGAGAATGAGGTCGAGAATACGGTAGGCAATGATTTTGACTTCGGCTTGGAGCGAATACTTGACGGTATCCAAGCTTTCCTGGATCGGAAACAGCAATAA
- a CDS encoding aldo/keto reductase — translation MEYRPLGKTGMKVSKLSFGASSIGSVFRPTDEAESIRTVHAAIAEGINYLDVSPYYGDTKAEAVLGKAISQLSRDQFYLSTKAGRYGMDQFDYSGARIEASLEESLRRLNTDYVDILFLHDIEFVQPDIILEEAIPTLNRLKQQGKIRFTGICGLPLSMFEQLLPQVEVDAIISYCHYSLNDTSLTQLLPLVNDRGVGLVNASPLSMGLLSARGTPDWHPASQELKSKCQQAAQLLADRGEDIAKLAVQFSTSNEQIPTTLVSTANPDNIIRNARWTEEPIDQELLNAVREVLRPIQNKTWVSGVPRYNANVEA, via the coding sequence ATGGAATATCGGCCACTAGGAAAGACGGGAATGAAGGTTTCCAAGCTGAGCTTCGGAGCATCTTCCATCGGCTCCGTATTTCGGCCAACCGATGAAGCGGAGTCTATCCGTACGGTTCATGCCGCCATTGCTGAGGGAATCAACTACTTGGATGTGTCTCCCTACTACGGCGATACCAAAGCCGAAGCGGTATTAGGTAAAGCGATAAGCCAGTTATCGCGGGATCAGTTCTATCTGTCTACCAAAGCCGGGCGGTATGGCATGGACCAGTTCGACTACTCAGGCGCGCGAATTGAAGCCAGCTTGGAAGAGAGCTTGCGCAGGCTGAATACCGACTATGTCGATATTCTGTTCCTTCACGATATTGAGTTTGTGCAGCCGGATATCATTCTGGAAGAAGCAATCCCGACATTGAATCGCTTGAAGCAGCAGGGGAAAATCCGGTTTACGGGGATTTGCGGCTTGCCGCTGTCCATGTTTGAACAGCTGCTTCCCCAAGTAGAGGTCGATGCCATCATTTCATATTGCCATTATTCGTTGAATGATACCTCGCTCACGCAATTACTGCCGCTGGTGAACGACAGAGGCGTCGGACTTGTGAACGCATCGCCATTATCGATGGGACTGCTTAGCGCGAGAGGCACGCCGGACTGGCATCCCGCGAGCCAGGAGCTGAAGAGCAAATGCCAACAAGCGGCGCAGCTGCTTGCAGACCGCGGCGAGGATATTGCGAAATTAGCGGTTCAATTCTCCACGAGCAATGAGCAGATCCCGACTACGCTGGTTAGCACGGCTAATCCGGATAATATCATTCGTAATGCAAGATGGACCGAAGAGCCAATCGATCAGGAGCTGCTGAATGCTGTGCGAGAGGTGCTTCGTCCGATTCAAAATAAAACGTGGGTGAGCGGTGTGCCGAGATATAACGCGAATGTCGAGGCCTAA
- a CDS encoding ABC transporter permease yields the protein MTPTQMTEVKPTYLTTNAVFIGRSIRLSMRNTEALVMAIVLPVMLMLMFTYVFGGAIDPGGDYVVYVVPGIILLCAGFGSSSTAVSVAEDMTNGIIDRFRTMPLHSVSVITGHIVASLARNLLATGIVIGVGHLVGYRSSASAGEWLAALGVIALFILAFTVLFAAIGLSSGNPSAASGYGFALLFLPYLSSAFVPTDTMPIWLRGVAEHQPITPVIETIRGLLNGTPIHNNGWLAIAWCLGLLAIAFIWCNLVFKRKSGRR from the coding sequence ATGACACCTACGCAAATGACGGAAGTGAAACCGACGTATCTCACGACAAACGCCGTATTTATCGGACGGAGCATTCGGCTAAGCATGCGCAATACCGAAGCGCTGGTCATGGCGATCGTTCTCCCCGTGATGCTCATGCTGATGTTCACTTACGTATTCGGAGGGGCGATTGACCCCGGCGGAGATTACGTGGTTTATGTTGTTCCTGGCATCATTCTGCTATGCGCCGGATTCGGCTCCTCCTCAACCGCGGTAAGCGTTGCAGAAGATATGACTAACGGCATTATCGACCGATTCCGCACGATGCCGCTGCATAGCGTCTCCGTCATCACGGGGCATATCGTCGCAAGTCTTGCGCGCAATCTGCTTGCAACCGGAATCGTCATCGGCGTCGGTCATCTCGTCGGCTATCGCTCCTCCGCCTCTGCTGGTGAATGGCTGGCTGCGCTTGGTGTTATCGCGTTATTCATTCTGGCATTCACCGTGCTTTTCGCCGCCATCGGGCTCTCATCCGGCAACCCAAGCGCGGCAAGCGGATATGGCTTCGCGCTGCTGTTCCTCCCCTATCTCTCCAGCGCCTTCGTTCCCACCGATACGATGCCGATATGGCTGCGCGGAGTCGCGGAGCATCAGCCGATTACTCCCGTTATTGAGACGATTCGCGGACTGTTGAACGGAACCCCGATTCATAACAACGGCTGGCTGGCGATTGCTTGGTGCCTAGGACTACTCGCTATCGCATTTATCTGGTGCAACCTTGTCTTCAAGCGGAAGTCGGGACGGCGTTAA
- a CDS encoding ATP-binding cassette domain-containing protein codes for MNLNAIEIQGLRKSYGQQTVLNGIDLIVQKGTIHALLGPNGAGKTTLIHILTTLTDADAGSAKVAGYDVATEQSGIKRSISLTGQFAAVDEMLTSRENLNMIGRLSGLTAAQTKARTAELLELFDLSAAADKRVKTYSGGMRRKLDLAISLVVPRPILFLDEPTTGLDTTSRRALWDIIVNLKTRGITVFLTTQYLEEADQLADRISVISGGNVVATGTAEQLKARVGGEVIELIDEEEQVVMSIPTSGSLHDVRQTLNGLGDRIAPGTRVTIRKPSMDDVFVTLTTALQEEASV; via the coding sequence ATGAACCTAAACGCCATTGAAATTCAAGGTTTGCGCAAGAGCTACGGCCAGCAGACCGTATTAAACGGCATTGATCTTATCGTGCAAAAGGGTACTATTCACGCGCTGCTTGGGCCAAACGGCGCCGGTAAAACGACGCTGATCCACATCTTAACGACGCTGACGGACGCCGACGCGGGAAGCGCCAAGGTTGCCGGATATGATGTGGCGACAGAGCAAAGCGGAATCAAGCGCTCGATCAGCTTGACGGGACAATTCGCAGCCGTTGACGAGATGCTGACTAGCCGTGAAAACCTGAATATGATCGGCAGATTGTCGGGATTAACAGCCGCTCAGACAAAGGCGAGAACTGCCGAGCTGCTTGAGCTCTTCGACTTGTCCGCCGCTGCGGACAAACGGGTTAAAACCTACTCCGGCGGCATGCGCCGCAAGCTGGATCTGGCCATCAGCCTTGTCGTCCCACGACCTATCCTCTTTCTTGATGAGCCGACTACCGGACTTGATACGACAAGCAGACGTGCCTTATGGGACATTATTGTGAATTTGAAGACGCGAGGAATAACGGTGTTTCTGACCACGCAATATTTGGAGGAGGCCGATCAGCTGGCAGATCGGATATCCGTCATTTCCGGCGGGAATGTCGTGGCAACAGGCACGGCGGAACAGCTCAAAGCCCGTGTCGGCGGCGAGGTTATAGAACTGATTGACGAGGAGGAGCAAGTCGTCATGTCGATTCCGACCAGCGGAAGTCTGCACGATGTCCGGCAGACGCTTAATGGGCTCGGGGATCGGATTGCTCCTGGAACGCGCGTCACCATTCGCAAACCGAGCATGGATGATGTATTCGTCACGCTTACTACTGCGCTGCAAGAGGAGGCTTCTGTATGA
- a CDS encoding chromate transporter: MVWQLFFTFLKIGFVSFGGGYAVIPMIQYEVEAHGWLDTERFQQAVAMAGMSPGPISTNTATLVGYDSAGVMGGIAATLGMVLPSLAVIVLLSALFFRFQGSKWLRSSLYGLRPIIAGMIAYAALHFGFLSGKEAFTWMTVSTLVICAGCLILLTRYKLHPVAVIAAAGVAGIVIYT; the protein is encoded by the coding sequence ATGGTATGGCAGTTGTTCTTTACTTTTCTGAAAATCGGATTTGTTTCGTTCGGCGGCGGCTATGCTGTCATCCCAATGATTCAATATGAAGTCGAGGCGCATGGCTGGCTCGATACGGAGCGGTTCCAGCAAGCGGTCGCGATGGCGGGCATGTCGCCTGGTCCGATCTCAACGAACACCGCAACGCTTGTCGGCTACGACTCGGCTGGCGTAATGGGCGGCATCGCTGCAACACTCGGCATGGTACTGCCGTCGCTTGCGGTTATTGTGCTGCTATCGGCGCTCTTCTTCCGATTCCAAGGAAGTAAGTGGCTGAGGTCCTCGCTGTATGGATTAAGGCCAATTATTGCGGGTATGATTGCGTACGCGGCGCTGCATTTTGGATTCTTGAGCGGCAAAGAAGCTTTCACGTGGATGACCGTATCAACGTTAGTCATCTGCGCGGGCTGCCTCATTCTGCTCACGCGATATAAGCTGCATCCGGTTGCCGTAATCGCCGCAGCTGGCGTGGCGGGAATCGTTATATATACGTGA
- a CDS encoding MarR family winged helix-turn-helix transcriptional regulator, translated as MSLDINVPAVCNCTKIRRAQRHITRLYDTCLAESGAGIRATQFAILGFLKHEGPKTMLELAELMTMDRATIGHNLKPLERDGLVRIEVSKTDRRARIVSVTDEGLTRIEIGRSGWERAQAEFEKQFGSEKAKSMRNMMDDVVTLSFSN; from the coding sequence ATGTCTCTTGACATAAATGTCCCAGCAGTTTGTAATTGTACGAAAATAAGACGGGCTCAACGTCATATCACACGCCTATATGATACTTGTTTGGCAGAATCGGGAGCAGGCATCCGAGCGACGCAATTCGCCATCCTAGGTTTTCTTAAGCATGAGGGACCCAAGACGATGTTAGAGCTAGCTGAACTGATGACCATGGATAGAGCTACAATTGGTCATAACCTCAAGCCGCTAGAGCGTGATGGTCTTGTTCGTATTGAGGTAAGCAAGACTGATCGACGGGCTCGCATTGTATCTGTGACCGATGAAGGACTTACTCGAATCGAAATCGGAAGAAGCGGGTGGGAGAGAGCTCAAGCTGAATTCGAGAAACAGTTTGGTAGCGAGAAAGCAAAATCCATGAGAAACATGATGGACGATGTAGTTACTCTTTCTTTCTCTAACTAA
- a CDS encoding chromate transporter, whose protein sequence is MRSNWQKQLTTCGELFAIFTKIGPSTFGGGYAMIPIIEREIVGKRQWLDESELADMLSLAGSAPGGVAVNSAVFVGYRKAGIAGAIASVIGITLPALLIVIALSLVYVLYGAHPKLVAALKGIHGAVIALILMAAYRMAKAAVIDKTTAVVAIATVLLQVLLKINPIYIIVIGLFAGIAIIKGKEFLGHRTGIDKMPLQPSAQELFAPEYYI, encoded by the coding sequence ATGCGGAGCAATTGGCAAAAGCAGTTGACAACCTGCGGCGAGCTGTTTGCGATATTTACAAAGATAGGTCCTTCGACGTTTGGGGGCGGATATGCGATGATTCCCATTATCGAACGGGAGATTGTAGGGAAGCGGCAGTGGCTGGATGAGTCGGAACTGGCTGACATGCTGTCACTCGCGGGCAGCGCGCCGGGCGGCGTAGCGGTTAACTCGGCCGTGTTCGTCGGGTATCGCAAAGCAGGCATTGCGGGAGCGATCGCGTCCGTCATCGGCATTACGCTTCCGGCACTGCTGATCGTCATTGCGCTCAGCCTGGTGTACGTGCTGTACGGTGCGCATCCGAAGCTGGTTGCGGCTTTAAAAGGGATTCACGGCGCGGTAATCGCCCTCATTCTGATGGCTGCTTACAGGATGGCGAAGGCTGCCGTCATTGACAAAACAACGGCCGTGGTCGCAATCGCAACCGTCCTCTTGCAAGTGCTGCTGAAGATCAATCCGATTTATATTATCGTGATCGGGCTATTCGCGGGCATCGCGATCATCAAGGGCAAGGAGTTCCTCGGGCATCGAACAGGCATCGATAAAATGCCGTTGCAGCCTAGCGCGCAGGAGCTCTTCGCGCCTGAATATTACATTTAA